One stretch of Miscanthus floridulus cultivar M001 chromosome 18, ASM1932011v1, whole genome shotgun sequence DNA includes these proteins:
- the LOC136524690 gene encoding uncharacterized protein: MAAFMRLHPPTFDSSEDDPLVADDCLRTITKKLNAVRATDEEKVTLATHQLVGAAGEWWENYQDAVDDPEAITWEEFIEEFHNYHIPKGVMEMKAEEFCYLKQGAMTVNQYIRKFMKLSRYALEDVNTEKKKQRCFRRGLNSSLRTQLITHIYPDFNIMMNRTILLEEERSKMEGERKRKFNLQRVCQQERAQRIKTNNAPPTKYQPTMQYRSPGPNSLQPTPTYRSYNTGIQPKNENNATSEQTCFGCREPGHRIANAHTSTDQQPLLPHNPQEITGLQPPELEALDLRILDSRRGTLRLWAKAESVT, translated from the coding sequence ATGGCTGCATTTATGAGGCTTCACCCACCCACTTTTGATAGTTCGGAGGATGATCCATTAGTAGCAGATGACTGTCTACGAACTATCACCAAGAAATTGAACGCCGTACGAGCAACCGACGAAGAAAAAGTTACTTTGGCCACACATCAGCTTGTTGGAGCAGCAGGAGAATGGTGGGAAAATTATCAAGATGCTGTTGATGACCCGGAAGCCATCACTTGGGAGGAATTTATAGAAGAATTTCACAACTATCACATTCCTAAAGGAGTAATGGAAATGAAAGCCGAGGAATTTTGCTACCTAAAGCAAGGAGCAATGACCGTAAATCAGTACATCCGGAAGTTTATGAAGCTGTCTCGCTATGCACTTGAAGATGTTAATACTGAGAAGAAGAAGCAAAGATGTTTTAGAAGGGGGCTTAACTCATCCCTAAGGACACAACTAATCACCCACATCTACCCTGATTTCAATATCATGATGAATCGTACCATCCTGCTTGAAGAAGAACGCTCAAAAATGGAGGGAGAAAGGAAGCGTAAATTTAACTTACAACGAGTTTGTCAGCAAGAAAGGGCACAGAGGATTAAAACCAACAATGCTCCACCTACGAAGTACCAACCCACTATGCAGTACAGATCGCCTGGACCCAACTCTCTGCAGCCCACTCCCACCTACCGAAGCTACAACACCGGTATCCAGCCTAAGAATGAAAATAATGCAACCTCGGAACAGACGTGTTTCGGATGCCGAGAACCCGGACACAGAATAGCAAATGCCCATACATCAACCGATCAGCAGCCCCTGCTCCCGCACAATCCACAGGAAATAACCGGACTGCAGCCTCCGGAATTGGAAGCACTGGACCTCAGAATTCTGGACAGCAGAAGAGGAACACTCAGACTTTGGGCCAAGGCCGAGTCAGTCACGTGA